AGCTTCATGAATTAACCCTGCACGTCCGTAAAGATTAACCAAACACGCGTAATGTTCCATAATTGGGGTGATTCCATACTCGTCTTTCATCAATGAGAAGAAAGACTCCCCTTCTTTTATGAACCCTAGATTTGCACAGGCTGATAATAGGGCCACAAATGTGACTGCATCAGGTGTTGTTGCTGCACCATTGTTCTGCATCTGGTTAAAGTAGGTTAATACTTTAGGATCATTTCTATGTGCAGAAATGATTGAATTCCATGAGAAAGTATCCTTTTCTGGCATGTGGGAGAACAACCACCTGCATTTAGGGGTGAGCACAACAAGTACCGTGTCAAAATTTCAGGAATCGGAACGGGACCTGTTGCAACACGTTTCTAAAAATGAGAACCAAAACCAGGACATAACCTGTTCCAACAGGTTTCAGTTCCGGGTACCatgtaattttaaaaatttaaatgaattattattaatttattgaaaaagAAGATAATTTATGGCTTAGACTTTGATTGTTATATAGTTTGAGCTTAACTTGCAATTCTATATTTTCTAAAAATTAACTtggattgttttatattttgggcATATGAAGCATTTTTATATGGCATGGTCCCTTATTTTGTGTATTTCATATAAGTATTAAAATCGGCGCGTACAAGGTACCCGTTCCGAAAAATTGAGAATCGAAACCTGTTATAACAGATTCCCAATTTTGTTACCCAGGACCGGAACCGGAACCTGCACAGCAGGGTTCTGGTGTGCAGGTTCCCAATTTTGTTACCAGGGACCGGAACCGGAATCGGAACCTGCACATTGCAGGTTCCGATTCCGATTCAGGGTACGCTAACTTTTTGCTCACCCGTACCTGCATTGATCTAAAAGACCATGGTTTGAGTAGAAAACTATCAGAGAGTTTGTAATAGGCAAGCTCCATTCCAGTCCTCTACGAAGAACCCATCCATGCATTTGTGCTCCAATTGTTAACGATGAAGTTTTAGAGACAATTGTTGATATGGTAACATGATCAGGTTCAAGCCCAGATTTGAGCATGTCATGGAAAATCTCCATTGATTTGGCTAAAAGTCCATGGTGAAGATACCCTAATATCATCGAATTCCATGAAACCAAATCTTTGTTGGCGATTTTGTTGAAAACTTTCCTTGATTTTGCAATGTCACCACATTTAGCATACATGTCTACAAGAGCATTCAACACGAACACATCAGTGAAAAACCCAGAACGAACAATGTGTCGATGTAATTCTTCCCCAACATGAATCGACCCGATTCCACTGCAAGCCATTAAAGCTCGAGGAAAAGTATGGCTATCAGGCTCAACACCTTCTTCTTCCATCTGAAAGTAAAGTGCAAGTGCATCTTCAAACATTCCCAACTCAGCATACCCAGAAATTAGAGAATTCCAAGCAAAAGCAGAGTCGTCATTTCTCTTAGGCATTTCATCGAACAGTTGGTGTGCTTCCTCAACTCGTCCATTTGCAGCATATAATCTAAGCAATTTTGATACAACCCCAACGTTTTTGCTCAATATCTTTTGTGGGATTAAGCGATGGATTCGAACCCCATGATCAACGGCCTTC
This genomic stretch from Spinacia oleracea cultivar Varoflay chromosome 3, BTI_SOV_V1, whole genome shotgun sequence harbors:
- the LOC110782380 gene encoding pentatricopeptide repeat-containing protein At4g25270, chloroplastic, with the protein product MWPVLNPYPTRPRLRMCTGLYLFRARACTHLYHSSLLIDNSLFLGNISQTHSKTTKMLATSSSTNLCSLTISSLTDKIKKTRKLNKPRYDNPHLTNPNKGNNLSFPNSSSTPLLPVKQTPENQTRIQALDAVVRDLEEARRKNGIIVDTQTYCSLLETCFQLKAVDHGVRIHRLIPQKILSKNVGVVSKLLRLYAANGRVEEAHQLFDEMPKRNDDSAFAWNSLISGYAELGMFEDALALYFQMEEEGVEPDSHTFPRALMACSGIGSIHVGEELHRHIVRSGFFTDVFVLNALVDMYAKCGDIAKSRKVFNKIANKDLVSWNSMILGYLHHGLLAKSMEIFHDMLKSGLEPDHVTISTIVSKTSSLTIGAQMHGWVLRRGLEWSLPITNSLIVFYSNHGLLDQCRWLFSHMPEKDTFSWNSIISAHRNDPKVLTYFNQMQNNGAATTPDAVTFVALLSACANLGFIKEGESFFSLMKDEYGITPIMEHYACLVNLYGRAGLIHEAYGIIERKLEFEAGPTVWGALLYACFLHVNAEIGEVAAQHLFELEPDNEHNFELLIKIYELLGRSDDSERVRTMMVERGLDL